The Vibrio tarriae genome includes a window with the following:
- a CDS encoding ABC transporter permease subunit: MQRRQHFAHTPLPYLLLAPQIVIIAVFFIYPAAQAIYLSFMLEDPWGLSSTFVWFENYQVLFSSADYLDSLGFTLLFSVIVSFLSLALALLLAVKADNIIHGQGSYRVTLTWVYAVAPAVAGIIGGFLFNPHIGVLTDFFQYIGWQFSFQTDPVDATVALILVSVWKQVSVNFLYFLAGLQSISYAVREAALLDCQSDSKRFWSITFPLLAPTGFFLLVINLTYAFFDTFGVIDTMTNGGPGGSTTSLVYKVYRDGFVGADLGGSSAQSVVLLVLVLALTWLQFRFVEKRVHY; the protein is encoded by the coding sequence GTGCAACGTCGACAACATTTCGCTCACACTCCGCTGCCCTATTTGCTGCTTGCGCCGCAAATCGTGATCATCGCGGTGTTCTTTATTTATCCTGCCGCACAAGCGATTTATCTCTCTTTTATGTTGGAAGATCCTTGGGGGCTCTCCTCGACTTTTGTTTGGTTTGAAAACTATCAGGTACTGTTTAGCTCAGCCGACTATCTTGACTCACTGGGCTTTACTCTGCTGTTTTCGGTGATTGTCTCTTTTCTTTCGCTGGCGCTTGCGCTGTTGCTCGCGGTAAAAGCCGACAACATCATTCATGGCCAAGGTTCGTATCGTGTCACGCTAACGTGGGTGTATGCCGTCGCGCCGGCCGTCGCGGGCATCATTGGCGGTTTTCTGTTTAATCCGCACATTGGTGTCCTGACCGACTTTTTCCAATACATCGGCTGGCAATTTAGCTTTCAGACCGACCCTGTGGATGCCACGGTTGCGCTGATTTTGGTCTCAGTCTGGAAACAGGTTTCGGTCAACTTCCTCTATTTTTTGGCCGGTTTACAGTCAATTTCCTACGCGGTACGCGAAGCGGCACTGCTCGATTGCCAAAGCGACAGCAAACGTTTTTGGAGCATCACCTTTCCTCTGCTTGCCCCGACTGGTTTTTTCCTGCTGGTGATCAACCTTACTTACGCTTTTTTCGACACTTTCGGCGTGATTGACACCATGACCAATGGCGGCCCCGGCGGCAGTACCACCTCACTGGTGTACAAGGTGTATCGCGATGGTTTTGTTGGTGCAGACCTTGGCGGCAGCTCAGCGCAATCGGTGGTGTTACTCGTGTTGGTGCTGGCGCTGACTTGGTTGCAGTTCCGTTTTGTTGAAAAACGTGTTCATTACTAA
- a CDS encoding extracellular solute-binding protein: MNKVWLTGLLTATASGVFSASTLAATEITWWHAMGGQLGETVNQLATDFNASQSDYKLTPVYKGSYTETLTAGIAAFRAGQAPNILQVFDAGAATIMSSKGVAKPMQDLMIESGYPFTAQDYIAGVRNFYADNTGKMVGMPFNSSTPVLYYNKDMLASVNAQAPQTYEQLEQVAAKLAEKGQAGFAQSLTPWIMFENFKSRHNLPLSDKQNGYQDLSTKIMFNSDDMLMHVKKLKEWSDKGYYKYYGSDWDANQTPFERGEVAMWMGSSGSFGGLRNRVKFNLGTTYLPYWESVTKNPTHTFIGGAALFALQGHTPAQDKGVAAFFAYLTKPETQMNWHKTTGYVPVTNAAYDLTKQSGYYQENPDAEVGVKQLSLPDGEWTKGYRLGYYPQVREVMHREFDNIFSGRSTVESSLNKVEDESAKLLNRFARTVQ, encoded by the coding sequence ATGAATAAGGTATGGTTAACCGGTTTGCTGACAGCAACCGCTTCTGGCGTTTTTTCAGCCTCAACATTAGCGGCAACCGAAATTACTTGGTGGCATGCCATGGGTGGTCAACTGGGTGAAACGGTCAATCAGTTGGCAACTGACTTTAATGCCTCACAAAGCGACTATAAGCTCACTCCCGTTTATAAAGGTTCGTACACAGAAACACTGACCGCAGGAATTGCGGCGTTTCGTGCTGGCCAAGCACCCAATATTTTGCAAGTGTTTGATGCTGGTGCCGCCACCATTATGAGCAGCAAAGGCGTTGCCAAACCCATGCAAGATCTGATGATCGAGTCAGGCTATCCGTTCACCGCACAAGATTACATTGCTGGGGTACGTAACTTTTATGCCGATAACACGGGAAAAATGGTCGGCATGCCATTCAACAGCTCAACGCCTGTGCTGTACTACAACAAAGACATGTTGGCTTCCGTTAACGCGCAAGCGCCACAAACTTATGAGCAGCTAGAGCAAGTCGCTGCTAAGTTAGCCGAAAAAGGTCAAGCGGGATTTGCCCAATCCTTAACGCCGTGGATCATGTTTGAGAACTTCAAATCTCGCCACAACCTACCGCTTTCTGATAAGCAAAATGGCTATCAAGATCTCTCGACGAAAATCATGTTTAACTCTGACGATATGCTGATGCATGTGAAAAAACTCAAAGAGTGGTCAGATAAAGGTTATTACAAGTATTACGGCAGTGATTGGGATGCCAACCAAACGCCATTCGAACGTGGCGAAGTGGCAATGTGGATGGGATCTTCTGGCTCATTCGGTGGCCTACGTAACCGCGTGAAATTCAATCTCGGTACGACCTACCTGCCTTACTGGGAATCGGTCACCAAAAACCCAACCCATACCTTTATTGGTGGTGCCGCGCTGTTTGCACTGCAGGGTCACACTCCAGCGCAGGATAAAGGTGTCGCGGCTTTCTTCGCTTACCTGACCAAGCCCGAAACGCAAATGAATTGGCATAAAACCACAGGTTATGTGCCCGTCACCAATGCAGCCTACGACCTGACCAAACAATCGGGCTACTACCAAGAAAACCCGGATGCAGAAGTGGGCGTAAAGCAGCTTAGCTTGCCTGATGGTGAATGGACCAAAGGCTATCGCCTCGGCTACTACCCACAAGTGCGTGAAGTCATGCATCGCGAGTTCGATAACATTTTCTCTGGCCGCTCAACTGTCGAGAGCAGCTTGAATAAAGTAGAAGATGAAAGCGCTAAGTTACTGAATCGCTTTGCTCGTACCGTGCAATAA
- a CDS encoding DUF3450 domain-containing protein: MKRCLLLLCVSALLPAHAASLDQAQAIQNSTNQASAQSQQKIDRSAEQSLLLRAEIEQLNEEVKNLQVYRNHLQSLVANQQQEMASLEQQTEEIKRTRQGIVPLMYDMIEGLEEWVAQDKPIRLAARQERIEKLKELMPRADVSDAEKYRRILEAYQIELDYGNKLGTYQAKITLPSAQEVEADVLYLGRLSLLARSLDGEQFWTWNSKQNAWQAITDANKSDLTAAYQLAKQQIAPTLLNLPVSLTAAEAK; the protein is encoded by the coding sequence ATGAAAAGATGTCTCTTACTTCTTTGCGTTTCGGCACTTTTGCCAGCGCATGCCGCTTCGCTCGATCAAGCGCAAGCGATTCAAAACAGTACTAACCAAGCTTCTGCACAGAGCCAGCAAAAAATTGACCGCAGTGCCGAGCAGAGTTTGTTACTGCGTGCGGAAATCGAACAGTTGAACGAAGAAGTCAAAAATCTTCAGGTGTACCGTAATCACTTACAATCTTTGGTGGCTAATCAACAGCAAGAGATGGCCAGTCTTGAACAGCAAACCGAAGAGATCAAACGCACGCGCCAAGGCATAGTTCCTTTGATGTATGACATGATTGAAGGGCTGGAGGAGTGGGTTGCGCAAGATAAACCGATTCGTCTTGCGGCACGTCAAGAACGCATTGAGAAACTCAAAGAACTGATGCCTCGGGCAGATGTCAGTGATGCTGAAAAGTACCGTCGTATTCTCGAGGCATATCAGATTGAACTCGACTACGGCAATAAGCTTGGTACCTATCAAGCCAAAATCACTCTTCCTTCTGCACAAGAAGTGGAAGCGGATGTGCTCTATTTAGGTCGTCTGTCGCTATTAGCACGCAGTTTGGATGGCGAGCAGTTCTGGACTTGGAATTCCAAGCAGAACGCATGGCAAGCAATCACGGATGCCAACAAAAGCGATCTCACTGCCGCTTACCAATTGGCTAAGCAACAGATTGCACCGACCCTGCTGAACTTGCCTGTTTCGTTGACCGCTGCGGAGGCTAAATAA
- a CDS encoding MotA/TolQ/ExbB proton channel family protein — protein MTLRKTTLALALSLPFAFASVANASTNSLVQQATQEKAQQQQHNQQREAGFVQTAQELQAAKAELLAERNRLQKEADQLSSQFSDNENTLARLEETLRLETGSLGEMFGVVRQNAKELQSELDQSVTGVEPRAHQQSIDDVVAAKTLPSMAQLRGLWQAMSEEIRASGQIQTTEIQWLNGQGETQTVPALRLGSLGLISEQGYVKWDNARQQALSYQQLPSDFPTFSHIRTLVDGDVVTMKVDPARGVLLEQLALTPTLSQRLQAGGVIGNVILVLLGVGLIIALYRGAILATLRQKIKAQLKNPEQPGNNPLGRILAVYNKEQQRSVEALELRLLEAVVDEQNHLETGLSMLKLLAALAPMLGLLGTVTGMIETFQVITQFGNGDPKVMAGGISMALVTTVEGLIAAIPLLLAHNILSAQAEAIRNILEKQGIGLVAQQAERDCGAAVTQSRVEQAA, from the coding sequence ATGACACTTAGAAAGACCACCTTAGCACTGGCATTAAGTCTGCCATTCGCCTTTGCAAGTGTTGCTAACGCTTCGACGAATAGCCTCGTTCAACAAGCGACGCAGGAAAAAGCGCAACAGCAACAACACAACCAGCAGCGTGAAGCGGGTTTTGTACAAACGGCGCAAGAACTACAAGCCGCGAAAGCCGAGTTACTGGCTGAGCGTAATCGCTTACAGAAAGAGGCGGATCAGCTATCTAGCCAGTTCAGTGATAACGAAAATACGCTCGCGCGTCTTGAAGAAACACTGCGTTTGGAAACCGGTAGCTTAGGTGAGATGTTTGGCGTAGTACGTCAAAACGCGAAAGAGCTGCAAAGTGAACTGGATCAATCAGTGACTGGCGTTGAGCCTCGTGCTCATCAGCAGAGCATTGATGACGTGGTGGCCGCCAAAACCTTACCGTCAATGGCTCAACTGCGTGGTTTATGGCAAGCCATGAGTGAAGAGATCCGTGCGAGTGGACAAATCCAAACCACCGAAATTCAGTGGCTCAACGGGCAGGGTGAAACGCAGACCGTACCCGCGTTACGTTTAGGTTCGCTTGGATTAATTTCCGAGCAAGGCTATGTGAAGTGGGATAATGCACGTCAGCAAGCATTGAGCTATCAGCAGTTACCATCCGATTTCCCAACCTTCAGTCATATCCGCACTTTAGTTGATGGTGACGTTGTCACTATGAAAGTCGACCCAGCACGCGGTGTGTTGCTCGAGCAACTGGCGCTCACCCCAACACTTAGCCAACGCCTACAAGCGGGTGGTGTGATTGGTAACGTGATCCTCGTGTTACTGGGTGTGGGATTAATTATTGCTTTGTACCGTGGCGCGATATTGGCCACTCTGCGTCAAAAGATCAAAGCGCAACTCAAAAACCCAGAGCAGCCGGGGAATAACCCACTCGGACGCATTTTGGCGGTTTACAACAAAGAGCAGCAACGCAGTGTCGAAGCGCTTGAGCTGCGTTTGCTGGAAGCTGTTGTGGATGAGCAAAATCATCTTGAGACGGGTCTGTCGATGCTGAAATTGCTGGCTGCGCTGGCTCCTATGCTTGGATTACTCGGCACCGTGACCGGGATGATTGAAACCTTCCAAGTGATCACCCAGTTTGGTAATGGCGACCCGAAAGTAATGGCGGGGGGGATCTCGATGGCCCTAGTCACTACCGTGGAAGGCTTGATTGCGGCGATCCCACTGCTACTGGCGCATAATATTTTGAGCGCGCAAGCGGAAGCGATCCGCAACATCCTTGAGAAACAAGGGATTGGTCTTGTGGCACAGCAAGCAGAACGTGATTGTGGTGCCGCGGTTACTCAATCTCGTGTTGAACAAGCAGCATAA
- a CDS encoding MotA/TolQ/ExbB proton channel family protein yields MNSAFSFLLDYWQPLDEFMAQGGAVLWWLAVVVLLCWLLVIERLLFLSVTFPKQRQHWVDLWLQRADQHSWFARSIREQWLGEAHNALNQNLNLIKVLVAICPMLGLLGTVTGMISVFDVMATQGSSDPKLMASGISLATLPTMAGMVAALAGLFVHARLSKTCRGLEMKLEQALRSQS; encoded by the coding sequence ATGAATTCAGCATTCTCTTTCCTACTGGATTACTGGCAACCGCTGGATGAGTTTATGGCTCAAGGCGGCGCTGTGCTCTGGTGGTTAGCGGTGGTTGTTTTACTCTGTTGGCTGTTAGTGATTGAGCGTCTGTTGTTTTTGAGCGTGACCTTTCCTAAACAGCGCCAACATTGGGTTGACCTCTGGTTGCAACGTGCGGATCAACACAGCTGGTTTGCTCGCTCCATTCGTGAACAATGGCTAGGCGAAGCGCACAATGCGCTCAATCAGAATCTCAACTTAATTAAGGTTCTGGTAGCCATTTGTCCTATGCTTGGCTTACTTGGAACCGTCACCGGAATGATTTCCGTGTTTGATGTGATGGCCACACAAGGCAGTAGTGATCCTAAATTGATGGCTTCGGGCATTTCACTCGCCACCTTACCCACCATGGCGGGCATGGTGGCCGCATTAGCGGGACTCTTCGTCCACGCACGTTTGAGCAAAACCTGTCGTGGACTTGAAATGAAATTAGAACAAGCGTTAAGGAGCCAATCATGA
- a CDS encoding ExbD/TolR family protein, protein MRLGRRTSKQEEAQIDLTSMLDIVFIMLIFFIVTSSFVRESGVEVNRPTAAHAVSQKQAGIFVAITAANDIYIDKRQVDVERVQATLEHLLLDQPDASLVIQADEHAFNGTVVKVMDAAKGAGVKSIALAAEKP, encoded by the coding sequence ATGAGGCTAGGGCGCAGAACGTCAAAGCAAGAAGAAGCGCAGATCGATCTGACTTCGATGCTCGACATCGTCTTTATCATGTTAATTTTCTTCATTGTGACCAGCTCGTTTGTGCGCGAATCGGGTGTGGAAGTCAATCGCCCGACAGCGGCGCATGCCGTAAGCCAAAAACAGGCTGGGATTTTTGTGGCGATTACCGCGGCCAACGACATCTACATTGATAAACGTCAGGTAGACGTGGAGCGAGTGCAAGCGACTTTAGAGCATCTGTTGTTAGACCAACCGGATGCTTCCTTAGTGATTCAAGCTGATGAGCATGCCTTTAACGGCACCGTGGTCAAAGTGATGGATGCGGCGAAAGGCGCAGGAGTAAAAAGCATTGCATTAGCGGCGGAGAAACCCTAA
- a CDS encoding energy transducer TonB encodes MGRLILASPIALLVTLALFSLMAWMVDNGGKSIPKPTAALSFTMVMAEQEQDVQRRQRSVPEQPQVPQVPTQAPAKAEQTAALDVSDLNPVMDLNLSTAMEGVAVNAPQFGDFAVNQQVMPLHRVEPNYPAKALQRGVEGYVILRFTIDELGKTRDIEVVDANPKRYFEREAMLALRNWKYQPKIVDGQPVSQPGQTVRLEFKLNK; translated from the coding sequence ATGGGACGCTTGATCTTAGCCAGCCCGATTGCGTTGTTAGTGACACTGGCGCTGTTTAGCTTGATGGCTTGGATGGTGGATAACGGCGGAAAGAGCATTCCTAAACCGACCGCTGCGCTCAGCTTTACCATGGTTATGGCTGAGCAGGAGCAAGATGTACAACGCAGACAACGTAGCGTACCAGAACAGCCACAAGTCCCGCAGGTGCCGACACAAGCGCCTGCAAAAGCTGAACAAACGGCGGCACTCGATGTTTCAGACCTCAATCCGGTGATGGACTTAAACCTCAGTACCGCTATGGAAGGAGTTGCCGTTAACGCGCCTCAGTTTGGTGATTTCGCGGTTAACCAGCAGGTGATGCCGCTACACAGGGTTGAGCCCAACTATCCAGCGAAAGCTCTGCAACGGGGAGTGGAGGGTTACGTGATCTTGCGTTTTACCATCGATGAGTTGGGAAAAACGCGCGATATCGAAGTGGTGGATGCTAACCCGAAACGCTATTTTGAGCGTGAGGCGATGCTGGCTCTGCGTAACTGGAAATACCAGCCTAAGATAGTGGATGGTCAACCCGTAAGCCAACCCGGACAAACGGTTCGACTGGAGTTTAAACTGAACAAATGA
- a CDS encoding tetratricopeptide repeat protein produces the protein MKRRILSYLLLSCLSVTTYAAELTPYTVSKVVKANQLAQENKVKEAIQILKQAELSRSYDRAYVARMLGVFYWQNEQIPAAIASLKLAVESNELQDDQAWTTRKMLADLLISQQEYRSALKHYYTLAQAIPADQKGDELWLRISQLHFQMQEWKAVLNGLQQYAQFQTKDAVLPLSLQLGAQLNLEQWKPGIRTLQRLLVLEPQKTEWWRQLVSLELRVGQKKEALSTLALAKMQKVALNQQDLRLLAQLYAQNGIPERAAQVMESLDEAQSNQQLITERAIYWQRAKEWDKAIATWRLAATKDAKYHWHVAQLLLQEGHYQQALSELDQVKERDKQAQVALAKTRALYKLNQFEAALVQAKRADSLQSSESAKQWIKYLSQQRHTQSTQDS, from the coding sequence ATGAAACGACGAATCTTAAGTTATCTCTTGCTGTCTTGCCTATCCGTGACGACTTACGCCGCGGAGCTGACACCGTACACGGTCAGTAAAGTGGTGAAAGCGAATCAGCTAGCACAAGAGAATAAGGTGAAAGAAGCGATTCAGATCCTAAAACAAGCAGAACTCAGCCGCAGTTATGATCGCGCTTATGTGGCGCGTATGCTTGGGGTGTTTTATTGGCAGAATGAGCAAATCCCTGCGGCGATAGCATCCTTGAAGTTGGCGGTAGAGAGCAACGAGTTACAAGACGATCAAGCGTGGACAACACGCAAAATGTTGGCGGATCTTTTGATAAGCCAACAAGAGTATCGTTCAGCACTCAAACATTACTACACGCTAGCGCAAGCCATTCCTGCCGATCAAAAAGGGGATGAACTCTGGTTGCGCATTAGTCAGTTGCACTTCCAAATGCAAGAGTGGAAGGCGGTACTGAATGGGCTGCAACAGTATGCTCAGTTCCAAACCAAGGATGCGGTATTGCCACTTTCACTACAATTAGGCGCACAGCTTAATTTGGAACAGTGGAAGCCGGGAATTCGCACCCTACAACGCTTATTGGTGTTGGAGCCACAGAAAACCGAGTGGTGGCGTCAGTTAGTGAGCCTAGAGCTGCGAGTTGGCCAGAAGAAAGAGGCGCTCAGCACACTGGCATTGGCGAAGATGCAAAAAGTGGCACTTAACCAACAAGATTTGCGTTTGCTTGCTCAGCTCTATGCACAAAATGGCATTCCAGAGCGTGCAGCACAAGTGATGGAAAGCCTAGATGAGGCACAGAGCAATCAGCAGCTCATTACGGAGCGAGCCATCTACTGGCAACGTGCGAAAGAGTGGGATAAAGCGATCGCTACGTGGCGTTTAGCGGCGACAAAAGATGCTAAATATCACTGGCATGTCGCACAGTTATTGCTGCAAGAGGGCCATTATCAACAAGCACTTTCTGAACTGGATCAGGTCAAAGAGCGTGATAAACAAGCGCAAGTCGCTTTAGCGAAAACGCGTGCTTTGTATAAGCTCAATCAATTTGAGGCCGCATTGGTGCAAGCTAAACGAGCAGACAGCCTCCAATCATCAGAAAGCGCCAAACAGTGGATCAAATATTTGTCGCAGCAGCGTCACACTCAATCCACCCAAGACTCGTAG
- a CDS encoding DNA ligase: MLIRLTLTAAAIMLAQQTLANDGPLAFIPITYANNYQHGIDIFDYWKSEKLDGVRAIWTGKQLVTRNGNPISAPAWFTESLPPYSLEGELWAGRGNFSLVQQTVLDSQPAESAWRKISLMLFDMPDAAGDYSKRYYNLIHLVNSLDLKHIRYVEHTPIKSEAELLSYLDNISDKSGEGVMLRKISARYQAGRSNDLLKLKRHQDAEATVIGYRLGMGKYKGKMGSILVRTSEGLEFYIGSGFSDVERADPPEIGSLITYRYNGLTTEGKPRFARFVRVRENY, translated from the coding sequence ATGCTGATACGACTGACGCTCACCGCTGCCGCGATCATGCTGGCCCAGCAAACGCTGGCCAATGATGGGCCGCTGGCTTTTATTCCAATTACTTACGCCAACAACTACCAACACGGCATTGATATTTTCGATTACTGGAAAAGTGAGAAGCTTGACGGTGTCCGCGCGATTTGGACGGGGAAGCAATTGGTCACACGTAATGGTAATCCTATCTCTGCACCCGCTTGGTTTACGGAGTCCCTACCGCCTTATTCACTCGAAGGTGAGCTGTGGGCAGGGCGTGGCAACTTCTCACTGGTACAGCAAACGGTTTTAGATAGCCAACCTGCCGAGTCCGCATGGCGCAAAATCAGCCTAATGCTGTTCGATATGCCTGATGCGGCAGGCGATTACAGCAAGCGCTATTACAACCTAATCCATTTGGTGAACAGCCTTGATCTCAAGCACATCCGATATGTCGAACACACCCCGATAAAATCTGAGGCGGAACTGCTTTCCTACCTCGATAACATTAGTGATAAATCGGGAGAAGGGGTAATGCTGCGCAAAATCAGCGCTCGCTATCAGGCTGGGCGAAGCAATGATCTGTTGAAGCTGAAAAGGCACCAAGATGCGGAAGCAACTGTGATTGGTTATCGACTTGGGATGGGAAAATACAAAGGTAAAATGGGCTCGATACTGGTGCGCACCTCGGAGGGGCTGGAATTTTATATCGGCAGTGGATTTAGCGATGTCGAGCGCGCAGATCCGCCCGAGATTGGTAGTTTAATCACCTACCGCTACAACGGACTCACGACGGAAGGCAAACCAAGATTTGCCCGTTTTGTTCGAGTCAGAGAAAACTATTGA
- a CDS encoding DUF3080 domain-containing protein → MRLSVLLTALLLLTGCEPRLAIDADFDRYLSRIASVQQRDAVSPPAMAAQSLPEKRELLIAIDPVTISLLDSYELRQCDLFELIAERNSILGKVQDEFREWDYQVALLNGIQGCLTSPQLSQSLKAQLLDIQNIKQQELASRWHNLLYTSDTMRTQLSGSQWYDEQWSHSELLLALEQLNTIQHQLLSEQPIASEPLVTQQEVLEKQRLLGHLKFSLDRASVWLKVVTQQLENNDDAIVCGPHRDNTKLNYLRNVFQSQYVEKIQPYLASLDKTYYQLSAQLGLFEQPHSPFPIQASHQTFRLTTQQHAQYWQRLFARCRIAVGQAQ, encoded by the coding sequence ATGCGTTTAAGCGTTTTACTGACTGCACTTTTGCTGCTTACTGGATGCGAACCACGTCTAGCAATAGACGCGGATTTTGATCGCTACTTATCGCGTATCGCTAGTGTTCAGCAGCGCGATGCCGTATCACCGCCGGCGATGGCCGCTCAATCGCTTCCCGAAAAACGTGAGTTGTTGATAGCTATAGACCCCGTAACCATTAGCTTGCTCGACAGTTACGAACTGCGTCAATGCGACTTATTTGAGCTGATTGCGGAGCGTAATTCGATTTTAGGTAAAGTGCAGGACGAATTTCGCGAGTGGGATTACCAGGTTGCTTTATTAAATGGCATTCAAGGCTGTTTAACCTCACCGCAACTTAGCCAATCCTTAAAAGCACAGTTGCTCGATATACAAAACATCAAACAGCAGGAGCTGGCTTCACGTTGGCATAACTTGCTATACACCAGTGATACCATGCGTACTCAACTCAGCGGTTCGCAGTGGTACGATGAACAATGGAGCCACAGTGAGCTGCTGTTAGCACTAGAGCAACTCAACACGATTCAACACCAACTCCTTTCAGAGCAACCCATAGCTTCCGAACCATTAGTCACTCAGCAAGAAGTGCTAGAGAAACAGCGCTTATTAGGTCACTTAAAATTTTCCTTGGATCGCGCGAGCGTCTGGCTAAAGGTCGTGACGCAGCAGTTAGAGAACAATGATGATGCGATTGTCTGTGGGCCTCATCGTGATAACACCAAGCTCAACTACTTACGCAATGTATTTCAAAGCCAATACGTTGAAAAAATACAACCTTATCTCGCTTCACTGGATAAAACCTACTACCAGTTATCAGCACAACTTGGCCTGTTTGAGCAACCTCACTCACCGTTTCCGATTCAAGCTAGCCATCAAACTTTCCGTCTTACGACTCAACAGCATGCTCAATATTGGCAGCGGCTGTTTGCGCGTTGCCGTATTGCGGTTGGGCAAGCTCAATAG
- a CDS encoding transposase: MAKHRNPAYTEEFRKEAVRLASLPGRTAVSVAKELGISAQQIRNWKRQFTRLSDKQFNTLDGVDYSKKESEELRALRRENKRLKDEMEFLKKVSAYFAKQQE, translated from the coding sequence ATGGCTAAACATCGTAATCCAGCGTACACCGAAGAGTTTCGCAAAGAAGCAGTTCGGCTGGCCAGCCTTCCCGGCCGAACTGCCGTCTCTGTTGCTAAAGAGCTGGGTATCAGTGCCCAGCAGATCCGGAACTGGAAGCGCCAGTTCACACGCCTATCTGATAAACAGTTTAACACCTTAGATGGTGTCGATTATTCGAAGAAAGAGTCCGAAGAGCTTCGAGCGCTAAGGCGCGAGAACAAGCGGCTCAAAGATGAAATGGAATTCCTAAAAAAGGTCTCGGCGTACTTCGCGAAGCAGCAAGAGTGA
- a CDS encoding IS3 family transposase gives MKYEFIESYTGEYSISLMCRTLEVSRGGYYKWCHHTPSERSKRRERFEQLVMCTFAQYRARYGSVRIAEELNEAGYACCVNYVADIMKEKGIMARNGKGFKYSKDVAAMTNVADNLLRRDFESETPNQKWVTDITYIWVKSRWLFLATVMDLHSRRIVGWSLETTMTVELITNALKMAFESRKPPKGVIIHSDRGVQYRAYKYQDFMRKHGGVPSMSRQGNCWDNAVMESFYSRLKVELIYAEDYQTVEEARMGIFEYIEVFYNRRRRHSALGYVSPVEYESR, from the coding sequence GTGAAGTACGAGTTCATTGAAAGCTACACCGGCGAGTACTCGATTAGCTTAATGTGCCGCACCTTAGAAGTGAGTCGAGGCGGTTACTATAAATGGTGTCATCATACGCCGAGTGAGCGTTCAAAGCGGCGAGAGCGCTTTGAACAGCTAGTGATGTGTACCTTTGCCCAATATCGGGCGCGTTACGGTTCAGTGCGCATAGCCGAAGAGCTAAACGAAGCAGGCTATGCCTGCTGCGTGAACTATGTGGCTGATATCATGAAGGAAAAAGGTATCATGGCACGTAATGGTAAAGGGTTTAAATACAGCAAGGATGTAGCGGCTATGACGAATGTTGCCGACAATTTACTGCGAAGAGACTTTGAATCAGAGACACCCAATCAGAAGTGGGTCACGGACATTACGTATATCTGGGTGAAGAGTCGTTGGCTCTTCTTGGCGACAGTGATGGACTTGCATTCAAGACGCATTGTGGGTTGGTCGCTAGAAACAACGATGACAGTCGAGCTCATCACCAATGCTCTAAAAATGGCGTTCGAGTCACGTAAGCCGCCTAAGGGAGTCATTATTCACTCGGACCGAGGTGTACAATACAGGGCCTATAAATATCAAGACTTCATGCGCAAGCATGGAGGTGTACCGAGCATGAGTCGACAGGGCAACTGTTGGGATAATGCGGTGATGGAGTCGTTCTACAGTCGACTGAAAGTCGAACTGATATACGCAGAAGACTATCAAACTGTTGAAGAAGCTCGGATGGGCATCTTCGAATACATCGAGGTATTTTACAATCGCAGAAGAAGACACTCAGCGTTGGGGTATGTCAGCCCAGTTGAGTACGAAAGTAGGTAG